A window of Geotrypetes seraphini chromosome 16, aGeoSer1.1, whole genome shotgun sequence genomic DNA:
aacaggcaccgacgtcgaactCGTGGCCGAAGTCGGGGTGAACGACGCCGGCTTCAACAGGCCCGAAGCAGGAGGAGTAGTCGCTGGTTTCGCACGGACAGGCGAAACGGCCGATGAAGTCGAAGCTGAAGGTTccttagcagcttccatcttgaacatcgactcccacaacaggcagcgccgcttaaacgagcgcgctgtgagagtggaacaaggccagcacgatttcgggaaatgttctggaccaagacactgaagacagcgtcggtgcgggtccgtcagcgaaatcacgcgctggcacttgctacactttttaaaaccggtgattggccgggaataggccgaaaaagctccgccgctagatcgaaggagctgggcctgagccacgtggccgccCCGGCCGAATCGCCGGaagaaaaattttatttatttatttttttaaagtagaagaaataaaacacacgaaaaaaggaaaataaatccaAAACGCGGAATTAGAAGGCAATAAAACgtgaattcagtcagcgcagaattgaagtaaacttctcagctccgcggaaagaaaagaactgaggagacacatccggtacatcgggcgggaaggcactggcgcatgcgcggtgcgggcatctcgaaacttctgagtttcttcaagcaagacatgcttgtgagacgtccgtatcggggctctgtcggatgacatcacccactagtgagaatagctgcctgctgtctctggataacaactgttacggtaagtaacattgctttatgtgGGGGCGGGTCTGGAGACGGTACctggtggggccatgtgtcctctttttttttttttttgcacgaaCAAATCTGGTTACCCTATATACGTATAAACGCAGCACACGCATGTAGGATGCATGCCAGTGGGGAGTCTCTGAAGACAATGCAATGCAGCAGCTGCATGGCTCGCCCACCCTAACTGCTTAAGATCCCATTTGTCTTAGGGGGGGCTCAGGTGCCCCTCAGGGTGAATTCTAAGTGACCGGTTCTCTTGCGTATGCTCCTGGCTTCCTGCCACTCTGCTTTTCACATTCTTCCCGCTCTGTCTGTCCAGGGCACAGCTTTCGACAGGCCTGCCCCACCCTCAAGACCTCTGCCAGATGACCCCGTGCCAAGGAAGTCTCAGGTAACACAGCCAGCACGGTGTGTGGGCATTGTGAGTCTGCTCTGCTCAGTGCTGGTGTGGCTTTGGTGATGGGAGCTTTGCAGCGCCAGCATTGGCGCTGCTGGTTTTTATGGCAGCGCCGATGCCGTAGTGAATATATTGGTGACGCTATCTTTCTTATTGCTTTATTAACCTGGATAGAGCCTGAACGGAGAGTACTTGCCTCgtgagagaagaatgagaaaaggaaaaaacaaaggcAAGGGAAACGATCTAATCAACCAATAAGAAACCTTTATTATGAGActatcccaacaaggatccaagtttcggcatctacaatcagggctgtggagtcggagtcggaagaaatttcgggtacctggagtcagaagtacaaaaaactgaggagtcggagtcggaacatttatctaccgactccatttttgaacttggcataccaatcaccagcacaaatgttgcgagcagcttctgcggccttagaaccttgattaaaagcaaaaagaaggtggtgtcgaaaatgctcatttctctcaacttgacattccattttaacgatctgaaaattaaccagtgctgtggagtcggagtcgaggagtcggagtaaatttcgggtacctggagtcggagtcagagtctgaagtactgaagagtcggagtcggaacatttatctaccgactccacagccctgtctaCAATGCCTTCCTCAGAGGACACTGAGACAAGGTCTCTTAGTAAGCTAGGATTGAATGTCAACGAAGCCAACGCTATCGGTTAAAgcattggttcccaaccctgccctagaggaccaccagccagtcgggttttcaggatagccctaatgaatatgcattaaagagATTTGCAAGTAGTGAAGACGAtgggaatgcagatctgccccattcacattcattagggctgtcccgaaaacctgattggctagtggtcctccaggacaggattggggaccGCTGGGTTAAAGGATTCAGCTGGGTTGACATTCAATCCTAACTGACTAAGAGACTTCATctcagtgtcccctgaggaaggcatcgtaaatgccgaaacttggatccttgttgagaTAGTCTTATAATCAAGGTTTCTTGTTGGTTGATTAGATCATCTCCCTTGCCTTTGTTTTCTCCTTTTCTCGTTCTTATTAAACTGGATGCAAGAAACAAGGTGAATTGGTGGTATTTTGGGTGAGGTTTTGTGTTTGAGAGTAGAGAACGACACggtgaagatggtttcccgcggttatccgcggggacaggaacggtgatgaattttctatTTGAGAGCCATTGTTAATAGAGGAGGTTGTTTGGAAGCCCTTCAGTAGTCCCGTAGAGCAGTTTCTCTGCTGTGACTGTCCATTGTGCCCACTGAGGCCCTCCGCTGTCTCAGAGTGTCTGGCCGTGCCTTCTGCTAGCCCAGTGAGAGGCATTGTGGGCCCTGATGAGGCGTGGAGAAAGGACTTTAATCTTCTACCACTGTTTTCCAGAGTCAAAGGGAAGGCGTTTGGGCCGCATGGGGTGAGTGCTGAGAAGGGGGACACAGCCTTCCTGgttctgaatatttttttttctcttatcgtTCAGCCTCAAGTTCCTGTGAAACCACCTCCCCCAAAGAAGCCCCTGCCCTCGGACCCGGCGACCCAAGACCAAGAAGAGCTGCTTTCTGCCGTGCCCATATACACGCCTCAGGCAGTAGTGTTCCCTTCCAGGCAAGTGCCTAGTCCCTCCACATGAAGTTAGTGTTCAGGGAGAAATCCACAAGCTGACCACATACTTGCTGGCAACGCAGGCCTGCAACTCCTCCAACCATAGCAGAAAGACATTGCCCCGAGATAACCATCAGGGTCTGGCATGCTCACTCGGGTAATGTCTCCAGATGGGTTGGGTTTCCATATACCATGACGGGAACGAACATCATTCATAAGCAGGGGTGTGTGCTGGATAGGATCTCGGTTTCTGAAATGGACTGCTAGAGTTTTATCTTAGTACTTGCATTGTGCCAGAGAGAGCCTCTAGCTATAGAGTGGCATAGGATGTCCTGTGAAGTTGCACTTGgaatttctgttttaaattgtatttttgtttGAATTTTCCAATGCAATCTATAAGATGACATGTGATGTGTTTTAATGAAGCTGATGGTGCTCAGTACATGTGGAATAATTTCTGTATCCTTCCACATTCTGGGggtctcagaaatataaacttggctttcccactgttaaaaaaaaaaatcccaactatggccaatttctgtcaatcattttcttttttattcgtaaGAGTTTGGCATGACCTCCCTTCTACAATTATAGTTCTCtttcatctacccacttttcgtaaagcattgaagacacatttatttcagaaatttatgaatgatttttctgtttgaaataatcaatcataaaagataataCTTTTGGCTTAAAAGATACAGTTCTTGTTTTAATCTTATGTAAATTTATTAATATTCTGTTAATTGAGTCGAGTCCTCCTGTTGAGATGAATCGGTatacaaaatcaaagattagattagaga
This region includes:
- the LOC117350721 gene encoding disintegrin and metalloproteinase domain-containing protein 15-like produces the protein MLLASCHSAFHILPALSVQGTAFDRPAPPSRPLPDDPVPRKSQPQVPVKPPPPKKPLPSDPATQDQEELLSAVPIYTPQAVVFPSRPVPPPPTATAIGGSLQAQQV